The nucleotide sequence GGAAGTGCCGGAAGAAAGACCAAAATAGTCCGCTTTGTCTTTAAAAAGAATGTCTTTATGGCCTGCAGCGATCATGTCGACATAGGGTGCATATTCGTCATAACCAAACACCGGAACATGGTTTACGAACTCTTCGTAAGAGTGGATGTGGGACAGGCGCAAATCCTTATAGATGCGGGTGCCGGTCATGGAACGCTTCAGGCTGGCAAAGTTCTTTTCTTGTTTTGCCAGCATGTCTTGATGATTCACGGTCATTCTTTGACCGTATGTTTTCAGGTATTTTTGACCCAGGGACTGGACAACATGATTCACTGCGAACATAAAAATCTCCTTCGTTGGAATGAAGGCAATTTATTTCGATTTAAAACCTTTGTCGCTTTATGGCGTTGACAGGAAATGAGGGTTTTTGTCGAATTCGGCAGCTTCCATTGACAGAATTCGGGTATTTTTGTCAAAATTGCAGGATGGCAACTGAATCGAAAGAAGAAATCTATTTTGCGGTCTGTAACGCTATTCTGAAGATGGAAGTGGCCAAAGGTCATTTACAGTGGACCTTGTCTGATATCTCCAGAGAATCCAACGTCACCCGGTCCTTGATTTACTATTATTTCGGGAAGGAAAAAGACAAGGTTCTGGAAGAGGCCTATAAATTCGTTATTTCTCATATCTTCAATATGGAGCGCACTAAAACTGTCGGCATTCGCGAGCGGCTGCGCACTGTTTTGCGGGATGTGAAGAATATGCCTTATTTGTTTGTGCTTTATTATCTGGAGAAAAACGCCGGAACCCAGTTCGGCAAGATGATCAATGAGGCGGAAGCGTTGTTGATGAAAGCGATGAAAATCGAATTCCCAACGTTAAGCGAAGTTCAGATTCTGGAGATCTATCTGAAAGAGCTTGGGGCCATCGCGTTCCAGCTGCCGCCAGAACGGGTCGATGACCTGTTTGCTGATTACATCAAAAAGAACTAATCCTCAGCCAGCGCTTTCGGTGTAAAGCGCGCGGCCGTCAGCCCCTGGTCGATCTTCACCTGGGCCAATCCAATAACCGTGGCTCTTTTATTCTGGACATTTTTAATGCTGATCTTGGAAGCGCGCATTTTGCCTCCAGAGACTTTTTTGTATCCAGTGAAATCCAGGGTTTTTAAAAGTTTTCCCTGTTTGTCGTAACATTCCATCTTCACGGGAACATACTCGACCGATGAAACGTAGCTGATAATTTTGGAATAGGACGAAGAGGTGGCGTTGACGTCTGATTCCACAATCAGATATTTCTTGCCGCCGATTTCAGCCTCTTTTTTGATGACATTTTGCGCCGCCTGGTCGCGATTGAAATCAAAATCCTCGGTGGAAAGCTCAGACCCCAGGATGCCCCCTTGGCCCGATTCGCCGGTCAGTCGGCGGGTTTGTTTGGTTGAGGGCAGATAAATCCATTTGTCCTCTTGTTCACCTTTCAGGGTGGCCAGCAAGGCGGTGCCTTTTAAATCCTGCGGCTTTTGCATGCGCACCAGAAGATAGTGCTCTTTTTTTTGGGGGCTGAACCGCCAAATTTTCATTTCGCGGTCTTTGCTTGAGCCGTCGGCCTCGATGATCTTCATTTTCACGACGAACTGTTCATCCCGGGAACGCAGGCGCTGGCTCATTTCTTCACCCAACTTTTCCGCAGTGGGAAGCTGGGCATGCGTTGGAATTGGGGCCATTGCTACAAATAGTGTCAAAAGTATCATTGCTGTTGTTGCCATGACTTTCTCCTTTTTCCACGGTACGGGACCGAGCAACCAAGGGCAACTTTTCAGCAAAGTTGGAAGAAGAATCAAATCACCAACCAGTCCAGCGAGCATTGACAGTAGCATGTAGAAGCCAAAGATCCTGTTCATTGCAAAATAAGACGCCATAAAGACAGAGAAGCCCGCAAGCAGGGTCAGGCTTGAGATAAGACAAGGATTTCCCTCGCGCCACAGAGTGCGTTCGATCTCAAGCTCTTTGCTCTTGGACTTTTTCTGCATGTAACGAAGCCGCTCCAGCAAATAAACTGTATTGTTAAATGCCAACCCCAGCGCGATCGAAAAGATAATGGCGACACTGGGTTTGATGGGTGTTTGTGAAATTGCCAGAAAGCCCAGTAAAGCTGCCGGCGGCACCAGATTGGGAATGCAGGCCACGATGGCCCAGCGAACAGAGCGGAAGACCACCACCAGCACCAGGGCGATTGCAATCATCGAATGCCAGAAGCCGAAAATCAGTTCTTTGGAAAGTTCATTGTTCAAGTGATGAATGGTCGAACCCATGCCTGTGACCTCGACATTCATCTGCGGGAAAGCCGCTTTGGCCTTTTCACGAATTTGATCCACCACAGAATGCAGCTGATTGGATGGCAGATCATAGGTCCGCACTGAGATCCGCGTGTTGGCAGAATCTGTAGTCAGGAAGTTCTTAAGCGGGCTTGCGCTGCTTAAGGAATAAAGGAAAAATATTTCGGCCGTTGATGAACGGCTGGCTGGCAGGCGGGAATGGTGCAGATTGGCGGCGGCCACCAGATCCGGAAGTCCCACGACGCTGCCGACACCTTCGACAGTGCGAAGTTCAGACAACAGTTGATCCAGACGCGCCAGTAATTTTGGTTCATTCCATGAATCTGCAGGCCCCTTGACTTCAATATCAACCGGAATCATTCCACCCAGTTCCCGATCAATGGTTTCAGTGGACAGGCGCACCTGGTGATTCGCAGGCAGGTCATCAAACAACCGGGCGGACCAGGAAAGCCCCTGACCTTTGATCGCCAATGCTGAACACACCAGGATGATTAAAAATGCCCAGATGCCCGAGCGGCGGAACAGATACAAGCCCCAGCGTGCCTTAGCCCAGGCCCAGTCGCGGGCTTTGGGGCCTTGCATAAAATAAAGCATAGGGAACAGGGTCATTGTCGTGACCAGCCAGCCAATCACAATGGCTCCGGCGGCGGTTACGCCATAGTCACGAATCAACGGAACCTTGGTCATCAACAGGCTTAAGAAGCCGATCATCGTGGTTGTGGAGGCAAAGAAATTGGGTCCCAGCAAAACTTTGAACGTGTAGACAACACGTTGCTGATGGGTCAGGTGTGGCTGGTTCTTTTGTTCTTCGGCGTAGCGCAGAAGTGTATGAATAATCAATGACACCACATCCACGGTGGTCAGAATCGGAATTGTTGTAGACAGGACTGAAAACGGATATCCAGCAAGTGCCATGATGGCCAGAACAATGATGTTGGCAAATATGATGGTCACAAATGAAATAATCAAAGGGGACCAATTGGCAAATATCAATCCCAGCACCAGAAAGCACGCCAGAAATCCCAGAACAACAAAATTACGGATCTCGGTCTGCAGCAGGACGCCCACATCGGTCTGGACGGCCGGAGTTCCGCCAATTTCAATGTGAGCAAAAGGCACAGCGGCGGTGGCCGTGACCTCCAGATTCTGGCGCAGACTGAGCAAGTCCTTCGTGTTCAGGGACTTGATGTTGACAATAACAGAGGCCGTTTTTGCATCTTCTGAAATCAGCGTCGGCGAAATCAGGGGATTGGCCAGGGTTTCAGTCTGCCATTTTTCATGGGGAAGATTTTGCAGCAGGGGGCCGACGCTCAGGCCCTCTTTATTGTTTACAGCACCCTGTACGGTGGCCAGGCTTAAGGTGCCTTTGACGCCGGGATAATTTGCCAGCAGATCCGTGAGGGATTTTAAACTCTGAATTTTATCGTGACTGAACCAGGTTTCGCCGTCTTCTTTGATCTTGGCGGTGACAATAAAGGGCTGGGCTTCTGAAAGCTGAAACACCTGTTTAGTATGTTCATCTCTTTGTAGCAGCGGATTATCCACTGGCAAAAATTGCTTTAAACTGTACTGCGTTTGTAAACCAGGCAGAGCGAACAGACCAAGGACAGAGGCCAGAAAAACAAAAAGAAGGGTAGAAATGCAGACTGTTTTGACGGAAACTTTTGAAAATATTTTGGCGATTGTCGTATTTATCATTGGAATGTCTTCTTTCGATTCTGCTTAAAAAAGTTCCTTTAGATTTTTCAGTTGAAGCCGTAACTTAGAAACATGATGTCTGACATGATGAGGAAACGAAGTTCTATGATGACAACAAAACTATCGGCCACGCTACTCACATTCTTAATAACTGTACCTGCATTTTCCAAAACAGTTGTGGAATCAGAGTTCGAACTGAAACTACCTAGACAATTCCAACAAAGTTTAATTGAAGAAAAGTGGAAAACACTCACGACTCGCGAGTTCACCGCAAACTGGCAATTTCCTGATCAGCAGGTTGTAAGTCAGGAAATCCCAGTCCACATTAAAGGCATTTCAATTGATATTAAGTCCCGCCTTGAAAAGCCCGCCCTGAGCGGTTCTCAGAGCGCCCTGGAGCTTTCATCCAAAGGTCTGGCGGCAGAACTCAAGATTGCAGAGGTCATGGTTGATCATCTGGTGGAGCGCAATGTGGGTGGCATTATCGGCCGTTTTCGCGTTCAGGCTCAGTGTAAGGATATTGTGCTGAATTTGAAATCCGGTGAAGGTCAGTTTGCAATGAAAGTGACTCCGAACGTGGGAAGCACACAAGCGGGCGCCAATGTTGATTCTGTGGCTCTGTCCTGGAATCCGGGCGCGTGGGTTGTGGCCGGCAATGTGCAATGTTCAGGGGCTGAAGGGTTCTCGGACATCTTGATGAACGAAGTCACTAAAATCACAAATGACTCGGCCAGCTTCGTGGAACCGCAAAAAGAACTTATTAAAAGCTATGTTCAAAAATATCTGGAAGGGGTGACCTTTGATTTCTCCGGCAGCCGCAAACTTGTTGTGGCCCGCCCGGATATTGAAGTCACAATGTCGGTTCAGAGTTTTCAGGATCTGGGCACAGAGGGCTTGCTGGCCAAAGGAACTTTGGCCGTGTCCTTCACTCGTGTCGCAGAGGATTCCAAAAAAGTTTTGAAACTGGATGAAGGTTCCGCGGTGTCTTCAAGCTCGGCATCTTTGCGTCTGCCGAAGGACTTTATCAATGTGGTTTTAAGTGAGGCTTATAAAGGTAATACCTGGCTGCATCAGATCAGTTCCAGCAAACTTCCGGGTTTTTCGACGATCATGAATTCCCGCTTTGTTCAGCTGTTTATCTGGCCTGAGCTGATGAACTATTCCAAGTCAGCCAAATTCCTGTTTGATCTTTATTCAGACAAGGATGTGCAAATCACCGGAAAAGGTTTGCAGTATTCTGTGAAAACAACCATGTATGCGAAAATGCAGGCCCCAAAATCCGGATCTTATATTTCGTTTATGAACTTCACTTTGCCATTCAATTCCAAAGTGACTTTGAAACTGGATGACGGAAAGGTGCAGGCAAAGTTTGTGAACCCGACTTTGGGAATGACGGGGGTCTATGATTCGACTTATATTTCCCGTTACAGTCCTTCGCGCCGCTTTAAGTCTGCCACCATCCGGGATCGTATTATTGATTCCCTGTGGGGGCAGTCGGTCAGCATGACTTTGCCGGATATCCCTGTGGCAGAAGGTTTGTCCTTGCAGGTCAACAAGCTGCTGACGACGGAATCTTCGGATTTGGTATTGCAGCTGACTCCGTAAATCAGAAAGAACGGCTTAAGGACAACGAATAAGAGTCGTTTTTTCCATAAACTCCCAAAGGAGTGTCGGCGGATCCCTGAATAAGGTCCGCCGTAATCGTCAACACCCACGCATCAAAAAAACGGCGGCTCAGCGAATACTGCTGATAAGTGCTTCCGTGGACGCTGTCATACAGTCCCAGCAAATTAAATCCCCAGACTTCTTTCCATGTCAGGCGGCCCCCGGCCATATAGGCACTGCGGAAGATTTCCGTAATAGACAGATTGGAGTCATTCTTCTTTTCCGTGTTCACGAAAGAGTATTGAAGAATACCGATCAACAGACCGCTTTCACCCAGATTGAAGGTCTTCTCAAGACCCAGCACATTTTCATTCGTCCATTTTTGCAGAGCCGGGTTGTCTTCCAGGCTTTGAGTATAGCTGCCAACAGTTTTAAAAAGCATGTTCCACTGATTCATCACAAAAGAAAGTCCCCCCTGACGAATGCGATAGTTATAGGTGTTTAAAAGAACATCCGGATCGACATCAATCACAGTTTTGGGTGAAACCTGTACGATGGTTCCGGTCACCACCGGCTCCACAAAGGGAAAGCTGGCAGCCCCCTCGTATCCCGTCAGGGCCACATCGATAAATTCACCTCTGCGCTGCAGGCGAAAGGCATAATTGTTGTCCAGGGCATTTCCCAGGCTCTGTCTTGAAGAATAATCATAACGCAGATTTTCGGGAAGATTCAGCACCAGATCGTTGTCGGCAGTCTGGGGCACGAAGATCTCCCGTGGCAGCCAGCGGCTTTCTGTGCCCGGCAGAAGTGATCCGCGATTCTGTGGGATATAGATCAGCTCCAGCTCCCAGCTTCCCATGGTTTGGGAATATGAAAGTGACAGCGCGCCCAGTTTTCGGCTGCGTAAGGGATCGAAATACTGTTTCGAGTTCACGATATCCACCGGGTTGTAGCCATCGGTCACACCCCAGGTGAAAAGATTGTATCCCGCCTGCAGGGAAGAGCTTTCCGTCTGGTAGCGGAGGTAGGCTTCGGAGGGATCAAAGAAATAGCGTTCTTCTTCAGAGTTGTTGTTCGGGGTGGCGACAAAAACGGGGCGCACGAAAAAACGCCAGGACTCAAGATACTTCCAGCGGTAAATCGGAATCAGTTCCAGACCATAAAGTTCCGAGTTGGTGTCTTCACCGTATTCTTCCGGGAAGGCTGTGGCCTCAAGCTTTGAATCCAAATGCAGGCTCCACTCTGTTTTGCGGGCGGCAAACACAGAGCCGGGCAGAATGATAATCACAAGAAAGGGAAGCAGCCACGACATTCCTGATAGATCATCATAGCGCCGGACTTTTTTCTATTTAAAGAGCTTTGATAGATGGCAGTTTAAACCATGGCAAACTTGCGCACGTATTCGATGATCGAACTTTTGAATTCTTCTGGTAAGCCGACAAAACGAAGTCCGGCATAGCCGTCGTTTCCGACATAAACCACTTCGCAAGTCGTGTTGATAGTCACAAACAGATTGGGACTGGTCAGCGTCCCTTTAAAGCGTTCGCCAATTTGCAGGTTCTGAGCATCGTTAACGCCCAGTCCGCCTTCGCTGATGGAAATCACCCGGCAGCTGAATTCGCCCTTGGGGCTTTCACAAGCCAGGGTTCCCACCATCGGCACACGCGGGTGGGAGCGACGGCTGATGCCCAGATCATCAACAATGCGGGGAATGGAATAGATTTCCTTCCAAACATTGGAATTATCCGCACACACATCCACCGCAGAAAAATCGGTCATGCCTTTCAGGAAAGAAATCAGGGCTGAGTATTTCATTGGAGGGCGGTCTTTGCCTTCCACGCGAACTTTCCAAAGTCCTTCAGGCTCATTGGCAGAAACCGCCGCTTGGCTTGAATCCTTCAATGACTGGCGCCACTTGATAGGGGTCATCCATTCGCTTTGCCCACGCCCCCAGATTTGAGCTTCCTTGGCAGAGGCCACACGGGATTCCACTTCCTGAACATCGAAAGGGCCGTTGACCTGTCCTTCGGTAAGCACGAACCAGTTTTTTGGATTCACGATGAAGCTCCTCGCAGTTGAGTCTTGTGTTTTATTACAGCGAAAGGTATATGACTTTGTCTAGGAGAATTACTCATGAAATACATCATCGCCGGTACAGACCGTCCCGATTCCAACACTCTTAAAGTTTCCAAAATTATCCAGGGAATCTATAAAGATCTGGGTGAAGCTGTTGAAATCATCGATCTGAAAGATCTGAAGCAGCATCTGCATGACGACATTCACTATGGAAAACCTTCTGAAGCTTTGCAGCCATACTTGAACAAGGTTCTTGGCAGCGAAGGTCTGATTGTGGTGTGTCCTGAGTACAATGGCTCTATGCCGGGCATTCTGAAGTACTTCATTGATCACTTGAAGTTCCCAGAGTCCTTCGAATATCGTCCGGTTTGTTTTGTGGGTTTGGGCGCGATGTTTGGCGCGCTTCGTCCGGTGGAACATCTGCAAGGGGTTTTCGGATACCGCAATGCCTTTATCTTCCCGGAACGCGTCTTTATGATGAATGTCTTTAAGATCATCAATGCTGAAGGGCAGTTGACGGACGAGTTGATGAAGTCCCTGTTGGTCAAGCAAGCCAAAGGATTCCAGAAGTTCACAGAGGCTTTGAAAGCCTATAAACTGGATGCGAACTCGTTTATTGAGAGTAAGAAGTCGACGTAGGTTGTCGGCTCGCGATCAATCTGTCATGAACGCGGCCCTCAAAGTAGATCAATCCCAGGATCAAGAGGGCTGCCAAAAACCATTTCGAGCGAAAAAGCGCATTCCGTGCCATAGATCTATGGTCTCAAAAAGCTCAAAATAAAGGCAACTGAACTTCCTGTAATGTAGTCAATACGCGTCAAATCTTCATGGGGACTGCTGACAACGGTAGGGATCTTATCTAGACTAAAACCTTGTTTCGACAACTTAGACGGGGTCTTTTCTATCGAAAATCCGGGTCATCACAAAAATAATTCCAATGTTTTAATGCTCGCTTTAGGCGCCCTTGGTGTGGTGTTTGGAGATATCGGCACAAGCCCCCTTTACGCCATGAAGGAGTGTTTCGGTCACTACGGCCTGGCACCCACGCCTGAGAACGTGATCGGGATTCTGTCTTTGATTTTCTGGACCCTGGTTCTTGCGATTTGTATCAAGTACATGGCGTTCGTCCTCAGAGCAGACAATAAAGGCGAAGGTGGAATTCTTTCGTTGATGGCTTTGGCTGTGCGCAGCCAGCACTCTAAGGATGTTTCGCGCCGTCGCTGGGTCATGACAATTGTCGGTCTTTTTGGGGCCGCGCTTTTGTATGGTGATGGAATTATCACTCCGGCGATCTCGGTCCTTTCGGCGATGGAAGGTCTGACGCTGGTGGCTCCACAATTCCATCCGTATATTATTCCGTTAACGATCTTTGTGATGAATGCTTTATTCTTGATGCAGAAATACGGCACAGCTCGTATTGGCGTTGTTTTTGGACCGATTCTTCTGATCTGGTTCACAGTGTTGGGGTTGCTGGGTATTCGCGGGATGGCTGAAAATCTACATATCTTCGAAGCTTTGCTGCCACACCATGGAATCGAGTTCTTAATAAATAACGGAATGGCCGGATTCCTGGTGTTGGGTTCTGTGTTTCTGGTCGTGACGGGTGGCGAGGCCCTTTATGCGGATATGGGTCACTTTGGTAAAAGGCCGATCCGTCTGGCGTGGTTCTTTGTGGCTTTGCCGGCGCTGATATTGAATTACTTCGGTCAGGGTGCTTTGCTTTTGAATAATCCCGAAGCGGTTTCAAACCCATTCTACATGCTTGCGCCCAAGTGGGCGTTGCTTCCGATGGTCATGCTGTCCACGATGGCAACGGTGATTGCCTCTCAAGCCTTGATCACAGGGGTGTTCTCAATCACGCGTCAGGCGATCCAGCTGGGATTCTGTCCTCGTGTGAACATCATCCATACCTCCAGTCAGGAGATCGGACAGATCTATATCCCGATCGTGAACTGGTCCATGTTCATCGGTGTCATCTGGTTGGTATTGACGTTTAAAACATCAAGCAATCTTGCTGCGGCTTACGGAATAGCAGTCACGGGTGCGACAACAATCACGACAATCCTGGCCTTTGAAGTGGCCCGTCAAAAATGGAAGTGGAGTCTGTTGAAAGCTTCCGCCATCTTTGGCAGTTTCCTGGTGATGGATCTGGCCTTCTTTGGTGCCAACGTTCATAAGATCCCGCATGGTGGTTGGGTGCCACTGATGATTGGCGCGATCATTTACCTGTTAATGACGACCTGGCAAAAAGGGCGTCAGATTTTGTTCCGACGTCTTAAAGAACGTTCCATGCCGATTGAGGACTTCTGTCAAAAGCTTCTGCGTGAGCCGCCTCTGCGTGCGCCGGGCACGGCGATTTATATGGCGGGTGACCCTTGGGGTGTGCCAGCGCCGTTGCTGCACAACATGAAACATAACAAGGTTCTGCATCAGCGCGTGGCGATTCTGACCATTCAGACCAAGGAAGTTCCGTTTGTTTCCAAACGTGATCGTATTTCCATTCAGGAAGTCATTCCCAATATCTATCGCATTATTGCCAACTACGGCTTTATGGAAATTCCCAAGATGAAACATATTCTTGAGGCCTGCCGTCAGCGTGATATCAACTTTAACGTGAATGAAACGACCTTCGTTTTGGGTCGTGAAACCATCATCGCAGAAAAAGGACCCAACCGTCCGGGCGAAACCGGCATGGCGCACTGGCGTGAACGTCTGTTTGCGATCATGTCCAAGAATGCCCAGCGACCGACAGCCTTCTTCCGCATTCCACCGAATCAGGTGATTGAAGTCGGAATTCAGGTCGAGATTTAATCTTCATGGAGCAGGCGCAAAACCTGCTCTTTGACGTTCATGCCGTCCTTGTATCCTATTTCAATCAAATCCGTGGAATAGGATTTTTCAAACAACAGAAAGCTTGCGATCTCGCTGGCTTCCTGCAAAGTCCCCAGACCCCGCAGCAGATAACGAATCATCGGCGGCAGGTTTTCAGTTTTCATCGAGGCGACTTCACCCAGATCCACTGATGGGGAAATCCACAGGTGTTTCACAGGTTTTACCGACACATTATCAAGTTCACTGGCAGCAATTTTCTGCAGATTTAAATTAATCCTTTCAATGCGTTCTATGTCGGCTTCCAGACCATCCATCATAACCGTGTTCAGAATCACACTGACGACCCGGGCAATGGACGGGGACTCGTGAGTGTTTACTTTTTGCGAGGCAAAGCAGATGTCCTGTTTCTTGCGAACACCGATGGCAATCAGTTTGCGCGCCCCCATATAAATCGCCGGCGCACAAGGGGACTGGTTGCGAATACTGCCATCTCCGAAGAATCGTCCGTCCACCGTGGTGGCGGGAAAAAGCAACGGGATAGAGGCTGAAGCCATCACATGTTCTGCAGTGATCTTTCCGGCAATACCCACTTTGCGCACACGGGTCCAGGTGGGGATTTTTTCTTCCCCTTGAATGAAAGTGACAGTGGAGGTTGTGAAATAGTCCAGCGCTGAAATCGCCACCGCACGGAATCGTTTGGCGTCGATGTTTTTTTGAATATTGCCGAAATCACAGTTTTTTCTGATCAGTTCGTGCAGCGGTTTTGTTTCCAGCAAAGATCGATGAGGCGAAGATTTTTTCATTCCGCCCATGGACAGATCCATCAGCCACTGAATGCCGCCTTTTGATAACGAAAAAATATCGCTGACATAAACTTGCTCGGCGCTGATGCCGGTCCAGAGCTCGGTGAGTTTGGCTGTCGCAGCACCAATGTGGCAGTTGTCGGCAGTCGTCAGGAAAGCTGTGTTGATGGCGCCCGCACTGACGCCGGTGTAATAGGAAAAAGGATAAGCAATGCCTTCCTGGCGGCTGATTTCAGCCAGAGCGTTGATGACTCCTGCCTGGTAAGCGCCGCGGGCTCCGCCGCCTGATAAAACAAGACCGAGGGATGACAAGGTGGCCCCCTTTCTTTTGTCTTTGATTTTAAGAGGCAACAGACAGCGTGGACAGACGTTTTCTGGACTTGCAGAAAAATACAGATAAGCGATACTGAAGTCGAACAAGGCCACAGTAATCTTTATTCGGTTGCTGGTCCCATTGAAGGGAAACCTGCCTTGTAAAAGGGAGTCAGATCGACTCCCTTTCTATTTTGTCTGAACGATGCAGTTCACGGCTCCATCCAAATGAAAAAGAATTGAAACTGCGCCCCTTTGGTATTCCTTGAGTGCTAAGGAGTGCTTTGAATGCAATGTGCCCCGAAAGTCCTGACGATTGGATTTAGGGAGAGGTTTTCTTTTCTGTGTTGATCTCTGTTACATTATGCGGGAAAGTTTTGATGGTTAACAGTGAAGCTAAACAACGGGAATTGCGAAGGAGAAAATGCAAATGTTTAAAA is from Bdellovibrio bacteriovorus str. Tiberius and encodes:
- a CDS encoding TetR/AcrR family transcriptional regulator gives rise to the protein MATESKEEIYFAVCNAILKMEVAKGHLQWTLSDISRESNVTRSLIYYYFGKEKDKVLEEAYKFVISHIFNMERTKTVGIRERLRTVLRDVKNMPYLFVLYYLEKNAGTQFGKMINEAEALLMKAMKIEFPTLSEVQILEIYLKELGAIAFQLPPERVDDLFADYIKKN
- a CDS encoding outer membrane lipoprotein-sorting protein, with the translated sequence MINTTIAKIFSKVSVKTVCISTLLFVFLASVLGLFALPGLQTQYSLKQFLPVDNPLLQRDEHTKQVFQLSEAQPFIVTAKIKEDGETWFSHDKIQSLKSLTDLLANYPGVKGTLSLATVQGAVNNKEGLSVGPLLQNLPHEKWQTETLANPLISPTLISEDAKTASVIVNIKSLNTKDLLSLRQNLEVTATAAVPFAHIEIGGTPAVQTDVGVLLQTEIRNFVVLGFLACFLVLGLIFANWSPLIISFVTIIFANIIVLAIMALAGYPFSVLSTTIPILTTVDVVSLIIHTLLRYAEEQKNQPHLTHQQRVVYTFKVLLGPNFFASTTTMIGFLSLLMTKVPLIRDYGVTAAGAIVIGWLVTTMTLFPMLYFMQGPKARDWAWAKARWGLYLFRRSGIWAFLIILVCSALAIKGQGLSWSARLFDDLPANHQVRLSTETIDRELGGMIPVDIEVKGPADSWNEPKLLARLDQLLSELRTVEGVGSVVGLPDLVAAANLHHSRLPASRSSTAEIFFLYSLSSASPLKNFLTTDSANTRISVRTYDLPSNQLHSVVDQIREKAKAAFPQMNVEVTGMGSTIHHLNNELSKELIFGFWHSMIAIALVLVVVFRSVRWAIVACIPNLVPPAALLGFLAISQTPIKPSVAIIFSIALGLAFNNTVYLLERLRYMQKKSKSKELEIERTLWREGNPCLISSLTLLAGFSVFMASYFAMNRIFGFYMLLSMLAGLVGDLILLPTLLKSCPWLLGPVPWKKEKVMATTAMILLTLFVAMAPIPTHAQLPTAEKLGEEMSQRLRSRDEQFVVKMKIIEADGSSKDREMKIWRFSPQKKEHYLLVRMQKPQDLKGTALLATLKGEQEDKWIYLPSTKQTRRLTGESGQGGILGSELSTEDFDFNRDQAAQNVIKKEAEIGGKKYLIVESDVNATSSSYSKIISYVSSVEYVPVKMECYDKQGKLLKTLDFTGYKKVSGGKMRASKISIKNVQNKRATVIGLAQVKIDQGLTAARFTPKALAED
- a CDS encoding PilZ domain-containing protein, translated to MNPKNWFVLTEGQVNGPFDVQEVESRVASAKEAQIWGRGQSEWMTPIKWRQSLKDSSQAAVSANEPEGLWKVRVEGKDRPPMKYSALISFLKGMTDFSAVDVCADNSNVWKEIYSIPRIVDDLGISRRSHPRVPMVGTLACESPKGEFSCRVISISEGGLGVNDAQNLQIGERFKGTLTSPNLFVTINTTCEVVYVGNDGYAGLRFVGLPEEFKSSIIEYVRKFAMV
- a CDS encoding NADPH-dependent FMN reductase, which translates into the protein MKYIIAGTDRPDSNTLKVSKIIQGIYKDLGEAVEIIDLKDLKQHLHDDIHYGKPSEALQPYLNKVLGSEGLIVVCPEYNGSMPGILKYFIDHLKFPESFEYRPVCFVGLGAMFGALRPVEHLQGVFGYRNAFIFPERVFMMNVFKIINAEGQLTDELMKSLLVKQAKGFQKFTEALKAYKLDANSFIESKKST
- a CDS encoding potassium transporter Kup is translated as MLALGALGVVFGDIGTSPLYAMKECFGHYGLAPTPENVIGILSLIFWTLVLAICIKYMAFVLRADNKGEGGILSLMALAVRSQHSKDVSRRRWVMTIVGLFGAALLYGDGIITPAISVLSAMEGLTLVAPQFHPYIIPLTIFVMNALFLMQKYGTARIGVVFGPILLIWFTVLGLLGIRGMAENLHIFEALLPHHGIEFLINNGMAGFLVLGSVFLVVTGGEALYADMGHFGKRPIRLAWFFVALPALILNYFGQGALLLNNPEAVSNPFYMLAPKWALLPMVMLSTMATVIASQALITGVFSITRQAIQLGFCPRVNIIHTSSQEIGQIYIPIVNWSMFIGVIWLVLTFKTSSNLAAAYGIAVTGATTITTILAFEVARQKWKWSLLKASAIFGSFLVMDLAFFGANVHKIPHGGWVPLMIGAIIYLLMTTWQKGRQILFRRLKERSMPIEDFCQKLLREPPLRAPGTAIYMAGDPWGVPAPLLHNMKHNKVLHQRVAILTIQTKEVPFVSKRDRISIQEVIPNIYRIIANYGFMEIPKMKHILEACRQRDINFNVNETTFVLGRETIIAEKGPNRPGETGMAHWRERLFAIMSKNAQRPTAFFRIPPNQVIEVGIQVEI
- a CDS encoding patatin-like phospholipase family protein, whose translation is MSSLGLVLSGGGARGAYQAGVINALAEISRQEGIAYPFSYYTGVSAGAINTAFLTTADNCHIGAATAKLTELWTGISAEQVYVSDIFSLSKGGIQWLMDLSMGGMKKSSPHRSLLETKPLHELIRKNCDFGNIQKNIDAKRFRAVAISALDYFTTSTVTFIQGEEKIPTWTRVRKVGIAGKITAEHVMASASIPLLFPATTVDGRFFGDGSIRNQSPCAPAIYMGARKLIAIGVRKKQDICFASQKVNTHESPSIARVVSVILNTVMMDGLEADIERIERINLNLQKIAASELDNVSVKPVKHLWISPSVDLGEVASMKTENLPPMIRYLLRGLGTLQEASEIASFLLFEKSYSTDLIEIGYKDGMNVKEQVLRLLHED